The region ATTGGCCGAGCTAGCAGTGCTTATGGCTATTCACAGGCAAAAACACCAACATGGAGCGACTACATTCGCGAAACCGGTAATTCAGGTGCAGACAGAGATGATTTTGAAGATGCCATAGATTTTATGGGGTGGTTTGTCTATAAGACCCATAAAATCAACGGCGTTTCTAAGTGGGATGCCTATGCACAATATCTCAACTATCACGAAGGTTGGGGCGGTTACCGACGGGGTACTTATAAGAAGAAGCAATGGCTGATGAAAGTGGCCAATAAAGTGAAGCATCGTGCTTCGCGTTATGGCGCTCAGCTCAAGCGATGTGAAGCCGATCTCGATAAAAACTGGTTTGAACGTTTATTCTCCTAAGCGTTATTGTCATTAAGCCTTCCTTTTAAAAATGTGCAGCAGATAATTGTTCTGCTGCACCACTCTCAATACTTAGTTATAACATTGAGCAGAGTTGCAATTCCACGATAGGTCCGGGTAGCACGGAGATGTTTCCGGACAGTATTTGGTCGTGCATGAATAACTCGTGCGCGTATCAAAGTCTATCGGACAGCCCTGTGCTGTATAGAAAGTTCCTCCAGCAACGTGGGGGGTCATTTTTTCAGGTAGTAAGGCATTATCAGCAGAAAGGGCTTTAACGCTTTTTTTGCGTAATTTTAATTTCATGTTATTTCCCTAGTGGATCAGCAGGTAGTGTTGCGTGAAAATCGACAATCCCAGGTGTCACACTCATTATGGATAGAGGGCAGGCAGTTGTAGGTTTCGGCGCAGTTCAACGTTGTACAGGTATAGCTGGTACGTGTATCCCAGTCACTTGGACAATTTGAAGTCGGTGGCACACCACCCGCGATTTTTCCGGTCATTTTTACTGGTAACACAGAGTTGTCAGCTGAGAGTGTTTTTACTTTTTTTTTGTTGAGCTTAAGTTTCATATTAATTCCTTTATTGATATTAGCATCCGGTTTTGGAGAAACGGCAATCCCAGGACACTGGGCAATCACCGACAATAGTGTGTGGAGGTGGGCAGGTGTAGGTTTCGCATTGAGTTGATACGCAACCGCCGCTGGTCCAGCGATCCCAATCACTTGGGCATTCGAGTGTTACTAAACCACCGGCAACCTGACGTGTCATTTTCCCGGGCAGTACTGCGTTGTCAGAAGACAAAGCTTTCACGCTTTTTTTGTTCAATTTTAACTTCATTTATATTTCCTTGTTCATTTGAGTATGCCCATAGGCTGGGCTGACTTAGTTAACAATAATGAAATTAATTTGTACAGAATGTAGGCTGCTTTTTAAGGGGGAGTTGATATTTTTTTTGTAACTAAAAATAAAAAGCCGCATTACGCGGCTTTTTAATTAATTTGACTTGGCAGGTTTTTTCTTTTTATTGGGGTAAACTTTGACCACTTTGATCATGTTTTCCTTTATTTCGACCACTTCCATAGGGTAGCCCGCTATTTTCAGACCTAACTGTGTTTGTGGGATATCTTCAAGATATTCAACAATCAGTCCACTGAGGGTTTTTGGGCCTTCCGTAGGCAGATGCCAACGCATCTCTTTGTTCAGGTCGCGTACGTTCGCACCACCATCAACCATAACTGAGCCATCATTTTGAACGTCTACCTCGTCGCTCGGAGCTGGGGTTTTGGTTGTGGTAAAGTCGCCGACTACTTCTTCAAGGATGTCTTCCAGTGTTACCAGGCCCTGGATATCCCCATATTCGTCGACCACCAGACCGATACGCTCTTTGTTCTGCTGGAACTTCAGTAGTTGTGTATTGAGCGAGGTGCTTTCCGGAATATAGTAAATTTCTCGCACCGCTCGCAGCAGAGAAGGCTTGTCAAATTGCTCTTTGGTCAGCAGACGCAAAGCATCGCGTGAATGAATAAAGCCCACGGCGTCATCTATTTGGTCCCGGTACAGCAGTACCCTGGTGTGCTGAGCATTGGTCAGTTGCTTGGAAATGTCCTTCCAGTCATCATTGATGTCGATGGCATTGATCTCACTGCGTGGGATCATAATGTCTTCAACTGTCACATGATCTAAATCCAGGATGGAAGTCATCATATCCTGGTGGTTGGTTGGCAACATGGCGCCAGATTCATTGAGGACAGTTTTAAGCTCTTCTTTACTCAGGCTGTGTTCTTCTATCTGCTCCGGTGATACGCCAATCAGTTTCAACATGCCGTTGGTGATCCAATTCACGGTCACAACCACAGGGAAGAGTAGTTTTAGCAGGAGTTTCAGAATGACAGAGCTGGGAAACGCAACTTTTTCGGGATATAGCGCCGCCAGTGTTTTAGGTGTCACTTCTGCAAAGATTAAGATGACCAAGGTCAGAGCAAAGGTGGCAACCACAATACCTGCATCACCCAGCAAACGCATACCCAAAACGGTAGCAACCGCTGAAGCGGCGATGTTAACCAGGTTATTCCCGATTAGGATCAGACCAATTAAACGGTCCGGGCGTTTTAAAAGTTCGTCTACGCGTTGTGCCGACTTGTGTTTTTCTTTTACCAAGTGGCGCAATCGGTAGCGATTGATAGACATGATCCCGGTTTCCGAACTGGAAAAATAGCCCGAGAGCAGAACAAGCACGCCAAGAATAATAAACAAGGCGCTGGTTGATATGTCGTCCAACAGAGGATCCCTTTTTTGCTTACGAAGGAGTATTAAGCGTTAGCCAGAATTCAGAGTCAAGTCAAAAACCGTGAACTTAAGCTAAAACTTAGATTAAAACTTACCTAAGATCACTTCTTGCACAAAGCGACTGCCAAAATAGGCTAAGGTAACAATACCTGACGCACCTAACACTGCAAATACCACAGATTTGCCCCGCCAGCCAAACTGATGGTGGCCAATGGTGACGGCACTGAACATACACCAGGCAACCAGTGACAATACGGTTTTGTGCAAAAACTCTTTGGCAAACATGCCTTCAAGGAACACAAAACCAGAGAGCAGCGCCAAGGTTAATAAGCCCGTACCTACAGTCAGTAGTTGATAAAGTTGTGATTCAACCTGCATTAGCGGTGGTAGGTGGCTGTGCATGATGGCCAGATCTTTTTCTTTAAGTCTGCGATCAATGAAATAAAACTGTACTGCATAAAGCGTGGCAATAATCAGTACGCAGTAAGCCAGTAAAGACAGGGAAATATGCACCACCAAGCCAATATCTACGTCCAGCGACTTCATAACAATGTGATGCGGGACAAATAGACTGGCTATCAGGAGTATCGAGGCGAAGCCATAGACAACAGGTAATAACAATGTGGCCGGAAACTTCAGGGAAACCGTTGTTACCGACACCACAATGACCCAACAGGTAAGCAGCGCCACATTAATGGTGCTGAGATCTTGGCCATCCTGCGTAAACACGGAGTTTACCAGTACCAGCATATGGCTGAGGATCGCCACTGTGCTGAAAATAATGGTCAGCTTTTGACTAGGGCCTTCCTTATGGAATAGGCGCGACAGTACATGCCCGGTGGCAAGTACATAAAACAGACTGGCAAACAAAGATAAACTGATGATCAACATGAATGGCTTTCTACTTACATGCTCCTTTTGTAGGCTATTGTATTTTAAGCTCGGGTTCTTGCATAGGGGCATGGAAAAAGTTTCTTAACTGACTTGAATACTGTATTAGTGACGCGCATATCAGTATAATGCTGGGCAATTACGACATACTGGAAGCGATAAATGTTTGAGAACCTCCAAGAACGCTTAGGAAAAACGCTTAAAAACATCAGCGGCCGCGGCCGATTAACCGAAGATAATATTAAGGAAACGCTCCGAGAAGTGCGCATGGCGTTGCTTGAAGCGGATGTGGCTTTACCTGTCGTCAGAGACTTTGTGAAGCAGGTCAAAGAGCGTGCGGTTGGTGTTGAAGTGACTAAGAGCCTGAGCCCGGGCCAGGTTTTCATCAAGATCGTGCGTGAAGAACTCGAAAAAGCCATGGGTGAGGCCAACGAGGAGCTCAACCTGGCTGCGCAGCCACCTGCGGTTGTTATGATGGCCGGCCTGCAAGGTGCGGGTAAAACTACCAGTGTGGGTAAACTGGCTAAATTCTTAAAAGAACGTAAGAAAAAATCTGTACTGGTGGTCAGTGCCGACGTATACCGGCCTGCGGCAATCAAACAGCTTGAAACACTGGCAACAGAAGTCGATGTTGAATTTTTCCCCAGTGATATTTCGCAAAAACCGGTCGATATTGCTACTAATGCTATCTCGCACGCGAAGAAAAAATTCATCGATGTGGTATTGGTAGATACCGCTGGTCGTTTGCACGTCGACAATGAGATGATGGGTGAGATCAAAGAGCTGCACGCAGCTATCTCTCCGATTGAAACTCTGTTCGTTGTAGACTCCATGACAGGTCAGGATGCCGCAAATACAGCTAAGGCCTTCGACGAAGCTTTGCCACTGACAGGTGTGATCCTGACCAAGACCGATGGTGATGCACGTGGTGGTGCGGCCCTATCTATTCGTCATATTACAGGTAAACCCATTAAATTCATCGGTGTTGGTGAGCGTACTGATGCGCTGGAGCCATTCCACCCTGACCGTGTTGCATCACGCATCCTTGGCATGGGTGACGTTCTGTCACTGATTGAAGAGGTTGAGTCTAAGGTCGATAAAGACAAAGCGGCTAAAGTCGCTGAGAAAGTCTTTAAAGGCGATGGCTTCACGCTGGAAGACTTTGCTGAACAACTACGCCAGATGAAAAATATGGGCGGCATGATGTCAATGCTGGATAAGCTGCCAGGTATGTCAAATCTGCCGGATGCCGTTAAAGGTCAGGTTAACGATAAGACGTTTAACCAGATGGAAGCCATCATTAACTCCATGACACCGCATGAGCGCGCGCGTCCGGAAGTAATCAAAGGCTCACGTAAGAAACGGATTGCGGCCGGCTCAGGTACCCAGGTCCAGGATATCAATAAACTCCTCAAGCAATTTACCCAGATGCAGAAAATGATGAAAAAGATGAAGGGTAAGGGCGGCATGATGAAAATGATGAAGAACATGAAAGGCATGATGCCACCGGGCATGTTCGGTGGTGGTGGTCCGAAGTTTTAATTCAGGGCTAAGCCAGACTAAAAAAGGACAGACTGATGCGAATCACTCTGTCCTTTTTTAATGGTTAGCTTTCTACGGCTTCACCGAATTGTGCGCGGGCCGCTTTGGTAAGGCGCACCAGTTCTTTGCGTACAGCGGTTGCGTCTTCGCAGCGCTCTTCGAAAGGTACGTAGTATGATTTGTCATTGGCTCTGAAATAACAGCCTTCATTGAGTAGTGTGGTCATAGTCACTTCTGTGGCGTCAACATTGTGCACCAGTTTGAGGATCAACTGATTGGCATCCTGGTGATCGTCATTCATATGTTCCACCATATGCGCTTCACCTGCCAGGTCCCAATTTGCAGCAGGCTGTGCCCACTCGTCAGCCTCCAGCCAGAATATCTGCCCAAAGCCGGCGATATACCGCACGCGTTTTATTTCCATGCGCCAGAGTTTGAAATCATGGGCCTTGCGATAGCTGAGCGCCTCTGGAAAATGACGCTCGTAACGCAGCAGTAGGTCGGCTGCCTCTTCATCTGCAACCGGCGCAGCGTCGCCGACGATGGTGACGCGGGCATGTTCGTTCTGGTCTCCGCTTTGCGCAGCATCAAAAATTGTTGCGCACACTCTGCTGTCTTCTGTCAGGTTGCGCGAATGTTGCGCAATACCAGCAATGTAAAAAACCAGCCGACCCTGATCGTCACTCATAAACGGCGTGACTGAGCCAAACGGGTAGCCCGCCAGATTTTTAGAGAGTGTGGACATCACACAGACGGTCGATTGTCTGAGCAGCTGGCGCGCTTCAAAAACGGCTTGTTCACGCATTGGGAGCTCCTGTTAGCGGTTCTGAGAATATCATAGGTATATTATATCTGGGATGCAGGTTAATCTGCATGCCTGTTTGGTAAATGGGTAGCAATACTTCGTGTCTGAGAACATCTTGCGGCGGGCCATCGCTGCGGATCTGACCATTGTCCAGCAAGAGGATCCGGTCGGCATAAAGCGACGCGAGATTTAAATCATGTAACACGGCAATTACCGTATTGCCCTGACGGGCAAAGCGTTGCGCGGCACTGAGTACCCGATGCTGGTGGTGCAGATCCAGTGCCGAGGTCGGTTCATCCAGCAACATCAGCTTGTTTCGGGTGCCCGGGTCGTGTGCATTTAGCTGGGCCAGGCATCGGGCAAACTGGGCACGCTGAAATTCACCACCCGACAACTGGGTAATTTCCCGT is a window of Pseudoalteromonas sp. R3 DNA encoding:
- a CDS encoding HlyC/CorC family transporter, encoding MDDISTSALFIILGVLVLLSGYFSSSETGIMSINRYRLRHLVKEKHKSAQRVDELLKRPDRLIGLILIGNNLVNIAASAVATVLGMRLLGDAGIVVATFALTLVILIFAEVTPKTLAALYPEKVAFPSSVILKLLLKLLFPVVVTVNWITNGMLKLIGVSPEQIEEHSLSKEELKTVLNESGAMLPTNHQDMMTSILDLDHVTVEDIMIPRSEINAIDINDDWKDISKQLTNAQHTRVLLYRDQIDDAVGFIHSRDALRLLTKEQFDKPSLLRAVREIYYIPESTSLNTQLLKFQQNKERIGLVVDEYGDIQGLVTLEDILEEVVGDFTTTKTPAPSDEVDVQNDGSVMVDGGANVRDLNKEMRWHLPTEGPKTLSGLIVEYLEDIPQTQLGLKIAGYPMEVVEIKENMIKVVKVYPNKKKKPAKSN
- the ccsA gene encoding cytochrome c biogenesis protein CcsA, whose amino-acid sequence is MLIISLSLFASLFYVLATGHVLSRLFHKEGPSQKLTIIFSTVAILSHMLVLVNSVFTQDGQDLSTINVALLTCWVIVVSVTTVSLKFPATLLLPVVYGFASILLIASLFVPHHIVMKSLDVDIGLVVHISLSLLAYCVLIIATLYAVQFYFIDRRLKEKDLAIMHSHLPPLMQVESQLYQLLTVGTGLLTLALLSGFVFLEGMFAKEFLHKTVLSLVAWCMFSAVTIGHHQFGWRGKSVVFAVLGASGIVTLAYFGSRFVQEVILGKF
- the ffh gene encoding signal recognition particle protein is translated as MFENLQERLGKTLKNISGRGRLTEDNIKETLREVRMALLEADVALPVVRDFVKQVKERAVGVEVTKSLSPGQVFIKIVREELEKAMGEANEELNLAAQPPAVVMMAGLQGAGKTTSVGKLAKFLKERKKKSVLVVSADVYRPAAIKQLETLATEVDVEFFPSDISQKPVDIATNAISHAKKKFIDVVLVDTAGRLHVDNEMMGEIKELHAAISPIETLFVVDSMTGQDAANTAKAFDEALPLTGVILTKTDGDARGGAALSIRHITGKPIKFIGVGERTDALEPFHPDRVASRILGMGDVLSLIEEVESKVDKDKAAKVAEKVFKGDGFTLEDFAEQLRQMKNMGGMMSMLDKLPGMSNLPDAVKGQVNDKTFNQMEAIINSMTPHERARPEVIKGSRKKRIAAGSGTQVQDINKLLKQFTQMQKMMKKMKGKGGMMKMMKNMKGMMPPGMFGGGGPKF
- a CDS encoding DUF2470 domain-containing protein translates to MREQAVFEARQLLRQSTVCVMSTLSKNLAGYPFGSVTPFMSDDQGRLVFYIAGIAQHSRNLTEDSRVCATIFDAAQSGDQNEHARVTIVGDAAPVADEEAADLLLRYERHFPEALSYRKAHDFKLWRMEIKRVRYIAGFGQIFWLEADEWAQPAANWDLAGEAHMVEHMNDDHQDANQLILKLVHNVDATEVTMTTLLNEGCYFRANDKSYYVPFEERCEDATAVRKELVRLTKAARAQFGEAVES
- a CDS encoding heme ABC transporter ATP-binding protein; this encodes MLECRNLTVTRGGKPILTEVSLTLETGQFIVLLGENGAGKSTLLSAICDDIPYSGQILLHGCAMDKLDPLTLATQRAVLLQHNRVNFAFCTTELIAMGRYPYQESSAEQAAVVDKLTTQLALEKLAKREITQLSGGEFQRAQFARCLAQLNAHDPGTRNKLMLLDEPTSALDLHHQHRVLSAAQRFARQGNTVIAVLHDLNLASLYADRILLLDNGQIRSDGPPQDVLRHEVLLPIYQTGMQINLHPRYNIPMIFSEPLTGAPNA